A single region of the Hyphomicrobiales bacterium genome encodes:
- a CDS encoding HK97 family phage major capsid protein yields the protein MHTDLTAPETKAAGTEVAAAFADFATTFEAFRETNDSRLSEIENRLGADVVTEEKLGRIDQALDETKRRLDRLTLAARRPALGAPAAGEGAEDAAAREHKAAFAGYMKSGEAGGLKTLEAKALSAGSGPDGGYLVPTTVEREVLRRLAAISPIRAIAGNRVISGGLYKRAFSTTGPASGWVAETAARPQTTSPSLAELSFPAMELYAMPAATQTLLDDAVVDIEQWLADEVETIFAEQEGTAFVSGDGTNKPKGFLAYDTVADASWNWGKLGTVSTGVDGAFAASNPSDVLIDLIYALKAGYRQNATFVMNRKTQSAIRKFKDSQGNYLWQPPASVGQAATLMSFRVVEAEDMPNIASGSLSLAFGDFRRGYLVVDRAGVRVLRDPFSSKPYVLFYTTKRVGGGVQDFAAIKLLKFAAS from the coding sequence ATGCACACGGATCTGACCGCCCCTGAAACGAAAGCCGCCGGTACGGAAGTCGCGGCTGCCTTCGCTGATTTCGCCACCACCTTCGAGGCCTTCCGCGAAACCAACGACAGCCGCCTCAGCGAGATCGAGAATCGTCTCGGTGCTGATGTGGTGACCGAGGAGAAGCTCGGCCGCATCGACCAGGCGCTTGACGAAACCAAGCGCCGGCTCGACCGCCTGACTCTCGCCGCCCGGCGCCCGGCCCTGGGGGCGCCGGCCGCTGGCGAGGGCGCGGAGGATGCTGCCGCTCGGGAGCATAAAGCTGCCTTCGCCGGCTATATGAAATCCGGCGAGGCGGGCGGCCTCAAGACGCTGGAGGCCAAGGCCCTGTCGGCCGGGTCCGGTCCTGACGGCGGCTATCTCGTGCCAACGACCGTCGAGCGCGAGGTGCTGCGGCGGCTGGCGGCGATCTCGCCGATCAGGGCGATTGCCGGGAATCGTGTCATCTCGGGTGGCCTCTACAAGCGCGCCTTCTCGACCACCGGGCCGGCCTCCGGCTGGGTGGCGGAAACCGCCGCAAGGCCGCAAACCACATCGCCGAGCCTCGCCGAACTCAGTTTCCCCGCCATGGAGCTTTACGCCATGCCGGCGGCCACCCAGACGCTGCTCGACGATGCCGTCGTCGATATCGAGCAGTGGCTGGCGGATGAGGTCGAAACGATCTTCGCCGAGCAGGAAGGCACCGCCTTCGTGAGTGGCGACGGGACCAACAAGCCGAAGGGCTTCCTGGCCTACGACACGGTGGCCGATGCAAGCTGGAACTGGGGCAAACTCGGCACGGTGTCGACCGGTGTCGATGGTGCCTTCGCGGCGAGCAATCCTTCCGACGTGCTGATCGATCTCATCTATGCGCTCAAGGCGGGTTATCGCCAGAATGCGACCTTCGTGATGAACCGCAAGACGCAGAGTGCGATCCGCAAGTTCAAGGACAGCCAGGGCAATTATCTCTGGCAGCCCCCCGCGTCGGTCGGCCAGGCGGCAACGCTGATGTCCTTCCGCGTCGTCGAGGCCGAGGACATGCCGAACATCGCGTCGGGCAGCCTGTCACTGGCTTTCGGTGACTTCCGGCGTGGCTATCTCGTGGTGGACCGCGCGGGTGTCCGTGTCCTGCGCGATCCCTTCTCGTCGAAGCCCTATGTCTTGTTCTACACCACCAAGCGTGTCGGCGGCGGCGTGCAGGACTTCGCGGCTATCAAGCTTCTCAAATTCGCCGCGAGCTGA
- a CDS encoding conserved hypothetical protein (Evidence 4 : Unknown function but conserved in other organisms), with translation MAFGLGVLRLAPADLWAMTPRELAAAVEGQGGGGARSVPLGRGRLARLMAAFPDKIGSHHQEKQDHG, from the coding sequence ATGGCTTTTGGCCTCGGCGTCCTGCGGCTGGCGCCTGCCGATCTCTGGGCCATGACGCCGCGCGAGCTGGCGGCAGCCGTTGAGGGGCAGGGGGGAGGCGGCGCTCGTTCCGTGCCGCTCGGTCGAGGGCGCCTTGCGCGGCTCATGGCGGCTTTCCCCGACAAGATCGGGTCGCACCATCAGGAGAAGCAAGATCATGGCTGA
- a CDS encoding conserved hypothetical protein (Evidence 4 : Unknown function but conserved in other organisms), producing the protein MTATLIERPEQEPVSLIDMKTYLRVCDDGEDDLIASLITAAREAVETTTGRRMMRQTWRLVLDRWPHGRILRVPIVPLLGLAAIRVADASGSPQSVPPGYFIVDALSGAGRIALGPDVPPPGIALGGIELDIVAGYGTDPERVPMPMRQALRQLVAGWYERRGDTAAAASLPAEVAALLAPYRGVRL; encoded by the coding sequence ATGACAGCGACATTGATCGAGAGGCCGGAGCAGGAGCCCGTCTCGCTGATCGACATGAAGACCTATCTGCGTGTCTGCGATGATGGCGAGGACGATCTGATCGCCTCGCTGATCACGGCGGCGCGTGAGGCCGTCGAAACCACGACCGGCCGCCGCATGATGCGCCAGACCTGGCGGCTCGTGCTCGACCGCTGGCCGCATGGTCGCATCCTGCGGGTGCCGATCGTCCCGCTGCTCGGGCTGGCCGCCATTCGCGTCGCCGACGCAAGTGGAAGCCCGCAGTCCGTGCCGCCGGGCTATTTCATCGTGGACGCGCTCTCCGGCGCCGGCCGTATCGCGCTCGGCCCGGATGTGCCGCCGCCGGGCATTGCCTTGGGCGGTATCGAGCTCGACATCGTCGCCGGCTACGGCACCGACCCCGAGCGCGTGCCGATGCCGATGCGGCAAGCGCTGCGCCAGCTCGTGGCCGGCTGGTACGAGCGCCGGGGCGATACCGCCGCCGCGGCCTCGCTTCCCGCGGAGGTGGCGGCGCTGCTCGCGCCTTATCGCGGGGTGAGGCTGTGA
- a CDS encoding Lambda family phage tail tape measure protein: protein MADGYLPDGDLVPLANARDAIKDLDGLSRQFGRSISDSFAKAASGSRQFEDVLRSVGSRLTEIGLKAALRPLGQALTSGLESLVTTAGGSLFGGLSLNAKGNAFSQGRVKPFAAGGVVATPTYFPMQRGVGLMGESGPEAILPLTRGADGRLGVAASGGGAATTVVVNIATSDAESFRRSEAQVSAALARAVARGQRAL, encoded by the coding sequence ATGGCTGACGGCTATCTGCCGGACGGCGATCTCGTACCGCTGGCCAATGCCCGCGATGCGATCAAGGACCTCGACGGCCTCTCGCGCCAGTTCGGCCGGTCCATCAGCGATTCCTTCGCCAAGGCGGCGTCAGGCAGCCGGCAATTCGAGGACGTTTTGCGCAGTGTCGGCTCACGCCTCACCGAGATCGGCCTGAAGGCGGCGCTGAGGCCGCTTGGACAGGCCTTGACCTCCGGGCTCGAAAGCCTCGTGACGACGGCGGGCGGCTCCCTGTTTGGCGGCTTGTCCCTCAATGCGAAGGGCAATGCCTTTTCGCAGGGACGCGTCAAGCCTTTCGCAGCCGGCGGCGTGGTGGCGACGCCGACTTATTTCCCCATGCAGCGGGGTGTCGGGCTCATGGGCGAGAGCGGACCCGAAGCGATCCTGCCACTTACCAGAGGAGCAGACGGCCGGCTCGGCGTCGCGGCTTCCGGGGGCGGTGCAGCGACGACCGTCGTCGTGAATATCGCCACCAGCGATGCCGAGAGCTTCCGCCGGTCCGAGGCGCAAGTCTCGGCCGCCCTTGCCCGCGCCGTGGCGCGCGGCCAGCGCGCCCTGTGA
- a CDS encoding Head-tail adaptor translates to MTDIGMMRRPLVLERAVDTPDDVGGVTRRWGRVARLWGAMERTQVSSNERDRSDRRELAMAYRVTLRWRGDITGNHRFRDGKRLFAVLSAADPDGHRRRLICVVEEVTP, encoded by the coding sequence ATGACCGACATCGGTATGATGCGCCGCCCGCTCGTCCTGGAGCGCGCGGTCGACACCCCGGACGACGTCGGCGGCGTCACCCGGCGCTGGGGCAGGGTTGCCCGGCTATGGGGGGCGATGGAGCGGACGCAGGTCTCGTCGAACGAGAGGGATCGCAGCGACCGCCGCGAGCTCGCCATGGCCTATCGCGTCACGCTGCGCTGGCGCGGCGACATCACCGGCAACCACCGGTTTCGCGACGGCAAGCGCCTGTTCGCGGTCCTGAGCGCGGCGGACCCTGACGGCCACCGGCGCCGGCTCATCTGCGTCGTCGAGGAGGTGACACCATGA
- a CDS encoding conserved hypothetical protein (Evidence 4 : Unknown function but conserved in other organisms), with protein MSAQKGKDLLLKVAGDPSGFVTVAGLRSNRLAFNAETVDITHQQSAGRWRELLAGAGVRRASIAGAGVFKDEASDQRVRQIFFDAAIVTWQVAIPDFGIIEGPFQILSLEYSGDHATEVTFELALESAGALAFTAL; from the coding sequence ATGAGTGCCCAGAAAGGCAAGGACCTCCTGCTGAAGGTGGCGGGAGACCCATCCGGCTTCGTGACCGTGGCGGGGCTGCGCAGCAACCGGCTGGCCTTCAACGCGGAAACCGTCGATATCACCCACCAGCAATCGGCCGGGCGCTGGCGGGAGCTGCTGGCGGGGGCGGGCGTGCGCCGCGCCAGCATCGCCGGGGCCGGCGTGTTCAAGGACGAGGCGTCGGATCAGCGTGTCCGGCAGATCTTCTTCGATGCCGCCATCGTGACCTGGCAGGTGGCCATCCCGGATTTTGGCATCATCGAAGGCCCGTTCCAGATCCTCTCCCTCGAATATTCCGGCGATCACGCCACGGAAGTCACCTTCGAGCTCGCGCTGGAATCGGCCGGCGCCTTGGCCTTCACCGCGCTATGA
- a CDS encoding conserved hypothetical protein (Evidence 4 : Unknown function but conserved in other organisms) produces MSDDVSDPSPAELASPVLALRRAILTRLAADADLTSILGGARIHDAVPRGASGVFVVFGETRCRDWSTMTDRGHEQHISLTVWSRVGGARPALAAAARIERLLHDASIPLAGHRLVNIRVTATDVRRDERADLARVTVRLRAVTECLEAP; encoded by the coding sequence ATGAGCGATGATGTGAGCGATCCATCGCCGGCCGAACTGGCGAGCCCGGTACTCGCCTTGCGCCGGGCCATCCTCACGCGTCTTGCTGCGGACGCGGATCTTACCAGCATCCTTGGCGGCGCCCGCATCCATGATGCGGTGCCGCGCGGGGCGTCAGGGGTGTTCGTGGTCTTCGGCGAGACCCGCTGCCGCGATTGGTCGACCATGACCGACCGGGGCCATGAGCAGCACATCAGCCTGACGGTCTGGTCCAGGGTGGGTGGAGCGCGGCCGGCGCTTGCCGCCGCCGCGCGCATCGAGCGGCTGCTGCATGATGCCTCGATTCCGCTCGCCGGTCATCGCCTCGTCAATATCCGCGTCACGGCGACCGACGTGCGCCGCGACGAGCGCGCGGACCTCGCCCGGGTCACGGTGCGGCTGCGCGCCGTCACCGAATGCCTCGAGGCGCCCTGA
- a CDS encoding HK97 family phage portal protein → MPNFLTRLIGRAVNAPPRPEGALPPEAKVSRAGPLIALYQMGKPVWTPRDYGALAREGFQRNAVVHRCVRLIAEAAASVPWLAYDGRRELDDHPLLKLLARPNPREAGATFLEAVYGHLLVAGNAYLEMVALDGEPRELFALRPDRMRVVPGADGWPEAYDYTIGGGTVRFRQDDRLPPILHLTLFNPVDDHYGLSPMEAAATALDIHNATGAWNKALLDNAARPSGALVYTGPQGTNLTDAQFERLKAELDEQFQGAANAGRPLLLDGGLDWKQLSLSPKDMDFIEAKAAAAREIALAFGVPPLMLGLPGDNTYANFAEANRAFWRQAVIPLVKRTAQSVAQWLGPAYEPGLKLVPDLDGIEALSSEREALWRRIAAADFLDRDEKREATGYGPSQG, encoded by the coding sequence ATGCCGAACTTTCTCACCCGCCTCATCGGGCGCGCGGTGAACGCGCCGCCACGCCCGGAAGGCGCTTTGCCCCCTGAAGCCAAGGTCTCCCGGGCGGGGCCGCTCATCGCCCTCTACCAGATGGGCAAGCCTGTCTGGACGCCGCGCGACTACGGAGCGTTGGCGCGGGAGGGCTTCCAGCGCAACGCGGTCGTCCATCGCTGCGTCCGGCTGATCGCGGAAGCCGCAGCCTCCGTGCCCTGGCTTGCCTATGACGGCCGCCGAGAACTCGATGATCATCCCCTGCTCAAGCTCCTCGCCCGGCCCAATCCGCGCGAGGCAGGCGCCACCTTTCTCGAGGCGGTCTATGGCCACCTTCTGGTCGCCGGCAATGCTTATCTCGAAATGGTCGCCCTCGATGGCGAGCCACGTGAGCTGTTCGCCCTGCGGCCGGATCGCATGCGCGTCGTGCCGGGCGCCGATGGCTGGCCGGAGGCCTATGACTACACCATCGGCGGCGGCACGGTGCGCTTCCGCCAGGACGATCGCCTGCCGCCCATCCTGCATCTCACCCTGTTCAACCCCGTCGACGATCACTACGGGCTGTCGCCGATGGAGGCGGCGGCGACCGCGCTCGATATCCACAACGCCACGGGCGCATGGAACAAGGCGCTGCTCGACAACGCCGCACGGCCATCGGGCGCGCTGGTCTATACGGGGCCGCAGGGCACCAATCTGACGGATGCGCAGTTCGAGCGCTTGAAGGCCGAGCTCGACGAGCAGTTCCAGGGCGCGGCCAATGCCGGCCGTCCCCTGCTGCTCGACGGCGGGCTCGACTGGAAGCAGTTGTCGCTCTCGCCGAAGGACATGGATTTCATCGAGGCGAAGGCCGCGGCGGCGCGCGAGATCGCGCTTGCCTTCGGCGTGCCGCCGCTGATGCTCGGCCTGCCCGGCGATAATACCTATGCCAATTTCGCCGAGGCCAACCGCGCTTTCTGGCGGCAGGCCGTGATCCCGCTCGTCAAGCGCACGGCGCAGAGCGTCGCGCAATGGCTCGGCCCCGCCTATGAGCCCGGGCTGAAGCTCGTCCCCGATCTCGATGGCATCGAGGCCTTGTCCAGCGAACGCGAGGCGCTGTGGCGGCGCATCGCCGCCGCCGATTTCCTCGATCGCGACGAGAAGCGAGAGGCGACCGGCTACGGCCCGAGCCAAGGCTGA
- a CDS encoding Phage prohead protease, HK97 family, whose product MKADPRAAPAVKLIATAAAPGLFEGYASLFGVPDLGRDVVERGAFRASLDRRGVKGVKLLWQHDPGEPIGHWLTLAEDARGLKVRGQLNLGVGRARELHALMRDGAVDGLSIGYRTERARTDPRDCLRHIARLDLWEISLVTFPMLPGARVGSVKRDPLRAPLPGPFAGRPAPDLTATIRAAAARLSASL is encoded by the coding sequence GTGAAGGCGGATCCACGCGCCGCACCCGCGGTGAAGCTCATCGCGACCGCTGCGGCACCCGGCTTGTTCGAGGGTTATGCCAGCCTGTTCGGCGTACCCGACCTCGGCCGCGACGTCGTGGAGCGCGGCGCCTTCCGCGCCAGCCTCGACCGACGCGGCGTCAAGGGCGTCAAGCTGCTGTGGCAGCATGATCCCGGTGAGCCGATCGGCCACTGGCTCACACTCGCCGAGGATGCGCGCGGATTGAAAGTGCGAGGGCAGCTCAATCTCGGCGTTGGGCGCGCTCGCGAACTTCACGCGCTGATGCGTGACGGCGCTGTCGATGGCCTCTCGATCGGCTATCGCACCGAGCGCGCGCGCACCGATCCACGCGATTGCCTGCGCCATATCGCCCGGCTCGATCTCTGGGAAATCTCGCTCGTCACCTTCCCCATGCTGCCCGGCGCGCGCGTCGGCAGTGTCAAGCGCGATCCTTTGCGCGCCCCCTTGCCCGGACCGTTTGCCGGACGGCCCGCGCCCGATCTCACCGCCACCATCCGCGCTGCCGCCGCGCGGCTTTCCGCATCTCTCTGA
- a CDS encoding conserved hypothetical protein (Evidence 4 : Unknown function but conserved in other organisms), with the protein MSASPARQARPTPRRARQPHKPDEAIRTFVRILEQLEAGAAGLARGSQQPARAGR; encoded by the coding sequence ATGAGTGCTTCCCCCGCGCGGCAGGCCCGGCCCACGCCGCGCCGCGCCCGTCAGCCCCACAAACCGGACGAGGCCATCAGGACTTTCGTGCGTATTCTGGAGCAACTGGAGGCGGGCGCCGCCGGGCTGGCCAGGGGTAGCCAGCAGCCGGCCCGGGCCGGCCGGTGA
- a CDS encoding conserved hypothetical protein (Evidence 4 : Unknown function but conserved in other organisms), translated as MASITETFIARGDLAHLALFLWASGASTFLVLILRELSAANQRFDVFVGELARFNLRHAVKSSAEPPVEPPAASMAEPSKETKA; from the coding sequence ATGGCCAGTATCACCGAGACCTTCATCGCGCGGGGAGATCTCGCGCATCTCGCTCTCTTTCTCTGGGCGAGCGGCGCCTCGACCTTCCTCGTGCTCATCCTGCGCGAGCTCAGTGCCGCGAACCAGCGCTTCGACGTCTTCGTCGGCGAACTCGCCCGCTTCAACCTTCGCCATGCGGTTAAGTCCTCGGCCGAGCCTCCGGTCGAGCCGCCTGCTGCATCCATGGCCGAACCCAGCAAGGAGACCAAAGCATGA
- a CDS encoding hypothetical protein (Evidence 5 : Unknown function), producing MIDCAAHGMLTSLLAGCDARLLDWLMHHWPLFARSDQLPPDGGASRDDWTVWLVLGGRGAGKTRTGAEWVRGMALGQPSFTSAPAGRIALVGETAPMSAM from the coding sequence TTGATCGACTGCGCCGCGCACGGGATGCTGACGTCGCTGTTGGCGGGCTGTGATGCCCGATTGCTCGACTGGCTGATGCATCATTGGCCGCTCTTTGCGCGGTCCGACCAGTTGCCGCCGGATGGCGGCGCGTCCCGCGACGACTGGACCGTCTGGCTGGTGCTGGGCGGACGCGGCGCGGGCAAGACGCGAACCGGGGCGGAATGGGTGCGGGGAATGGCTCTCGGGCAGCCGTCCTTCACCTCGGCGCCGGCTGGGCGGATCGCTCTTGTGGGCGAGACGGCACCGATGTCCGCGATGTGA
- a CDS encoding Trypsin, with amino-acid sequence MFLMSALSRHTALRVARHAVAQHALAIGLLAAGLVAGTHPAAAVVGATGSGGPLATASVMVLGSRGSVCSAVVVAPDAILTAAHCVTGADAFRVHFRERGEPVLIEPRTIAVHPGYVPNAIRTRQRSIDLALVRLPSSLPAQFSTTGLVAAQRSPAPGTALMLGGWGVAQEGDGASSGTFRTAPLTVVEPYGPSSILIWAADPQGRGKAAGAGVCRGDSGGPIALGSGAVIAISTWSKGPGKRDCGLLSQGVLVGPQRAFIDRTLAGWGRSARWVGE; translated from the coding sequence ATGTTTTTGATGAGCGCCTTGAGCCGTCACACCGCCTTACGGGTGGCGAGGCATGCCGTGGCTCAACATGCCCTGGCGATCGGCCTCCTGGCGGCAGGATTGGTTGCGGGCACCCACCCGGCCGCAGCGGTTGTTGGCGCCACCGGCAGCGGCGGGCCGCTTGCCACGGCGAGCGTGATGGTGCTCGGGTCCCGCGGCAGCGTCTGCTCGGCGGTGGTGGTCGCGCCCGACGCCATCCTGACGGCCGCCCATTGCGTGACGGGCGCCGATGCCTTCCGCGTGCATTTCCGCGAGCGGGGCGAGCCGGTTCTCATCGAGCCGCGCACGATTGCAGTCCATCCCGGCTATGTTCCGAACGCCATCCGCACGCGTCAACGCTCGATCGATCTGGCGCTGGTACGCCTGCCATCGTCTTTGCCGGCGCAGTTTTCGACGACCGGTCTCGTGGCGGCTCAGCGTTCTCCCGCGCCCGGCACGGCCCTGATGCTCGGCGGCTGGGGCGTTGCCCAGGAGGGAGACGGCGCCTCGAGCGGCACTTTCCGCACGGCGCCCCTCACAGTCGTGGAGCCCTATGGGCCGAGCAGCATCCTGATCTGGGCGGCCGATCCGCAAGGGCGCGGCAAGGCCGCGGGTGCGGGTGTGTGCCGCGGCGATTCCGGTGGGCCGATCGCGCTTGGATCAGGGGCCGTCATCGCCATCAGCACCTGGTCGAAGGGGCCTGGCAAGCGCGATTGCGGCCTCCTCAGCCAGGGTGTGCTCGTCGGCCCGCAGCGCGCCTTCATCGACAGGACGCTGGCGGGCTGGGGGCGGAGCGCGCGCTGGGTCGGGGAATAA
- a CDS encoding hypothetical protein (Evidence 5 : Unknown function): protein MIEGVSGLLAIHPRHERPTWTPTRRRLEWPNGAVAQAFSAEDPEQLRGPQFEAAWADELCKWRHAQETWDMLQFGLRLGTRPRQVVTTTPRPIPLLKKLTADPRTALSRAATRANAFHLAPAFLDTIVGRYAGTRLGRQELDGEIVEERADALWNRQAIEAGRADRAPPLTRIVVAVDPPASSGRRADACGIVAAGIDAGGQVFVLEDATRERARPAEWAAAAVALYRRLEADALVAEVNQGGEMVAAVIREIDPGVPVTAVRATRGKYLRAEPVAALYEQGRVHHVGALPVLEDEMADFGPGGLSSGRSPDRLDALVWAVTALALTGQAEPRVRRL, encoded by the coding sequence ATGATCGAGGGCGTTTCCGGCCTTCTCGCCATCCATCCCAGACATGAACGGCCCACATGGACGCCAACGCGGCGCCGGCTGGAATGGCCGAACGGCGCGGTGGCACAAGCTTTCTCCGCCGAAGACCCCGAACAATTGCGCGGGCCGCAGTTCGAGGCGGCTTGGGCAGACGAGCTTTGCAAGTGGCGCCATGCGCAGGAGACTTGGGACATGTTGCAATTCGGATTGCGTCTGGGCACGCGCCCCCGGCAGGTGGTGACGACGACGCCCCGCCCGATTCCTCTCTTGAAAAAGCTGACGGCCGATCCGCGCACCGCTTTGTCCCGGGCGGCCACACGCGCCAACGCCTTCCATCTCGCACCCGCCTTCCTCGACACGATCGTCGGCCGCTACGCCGGCACCCGCCTGGGCCGGCAGGAGCTTGATGGCGAGATCGTCGAGGAGCGGGCCGATGCCCTGTGGAACAGGCAGGCGATCGAGGCCGGCCGTGCCGACCGGGCGCCGCCATTGACGCGTATCGTCGTCGCGGTCGATCCGCCTGCCTCGTCAGGCCGGCGGGCCGATGCCTGCGGCATCGTAGCGGCCGGCATCGACGCGGGTGGCCAGGTCTTCGTGCTGGAAGACGCGACGCGCGAACGGGCACGCCCTGCCGAATGGGCCGCGGCCGCGGTCGCGCTTTATCGCCGATTGGAGGCCGATGCGCTCGTCGCCGAGGTCAATCAGGGCGGCGAGATGGTGGCCGCCGTCATTCGCGAGATCGATCCCGGCGTGCCCGTGACCGCGGTGCGCGCCACACGCGGCAAATATCTGCGGGCCGAGCCGGTCGCCGCCCTCTACGAGCAGGGACGGGTCCACCATGTCGGCGCGCTTCCGGTGCTCGAAGACGAGATGGCCGACTTCGGCCCTGGCGGCCTGTCTTCAGGCCGCTCCCCCGATCGCCTGGATGCGCTGGTCTGGGCGGTAACGGCCCTTGCGCTGACGGGGCAGGCCGAGCCGCGCGTGCGCCGGCTCTGA
- a CDS encoding Tail tube GTA-gp10-like protein — protein sequence MTTTRRANRHRGEVEAELGGQRHVLCLTLGALAELETAFGADDLALLGQRLSAGRLSARDIISILGAGLRGAGTTLSDAEVAGLPVAGCLDAYALAVADLLTAAFGTAEPEPAEVQPTETAANP from the coding sequence ATGACCACCACGCGACGCGCCAACCGCCATCGGGGCGAGGTCGAGGCTGAACTCGGCGGCCAGCGCCATGTACTCTGCCTGACGCTTGGGGCGCTCGCCGAGCTGGAGACCGCCTTCGGCGCCGACGATCTTGCCCTGCTCGGCCAGCGGCTCAGCGCGGGGCGGCTGTCCGCCCGCGACATCATCAGCATTCTGGGTGCCGGGCTACGCGGCGCTGGCACGACGCTCTCCGATGCGGAGGTCGCGGGCCTGCCCGTCGCCGGCTGTCTCGATGCCTATGCGCTGGCGGTGGCGGATCTGCTCACGGCCGCCTTCGGCACGGCCGAGCCCGAGCCAGCCGAAGTCCAGCCAACGGAAACCGCCGCAAACCCTTGA
- a CDS encoding conserved hypothetical protein (Evidence 4 : Unknown function but conserved in other organisms) yields the protein MPDDFHDIRFPLDVALAASGGPEWRTDVVVLGSGHEHRNARWAHSRRRYDAGYGVKSLDSLAAVLTFFEERRGRLFGFRWHDRLDGKSCVPSGVPQPTDQVIGEGDGERVAFQLVKTYGAVHDPYERRITKPLAGSVRVAIDGVEQPAETFTCDAATGLVTFAAPPEAGQVVTAGFAFDVPVRFDIDRLEVDLAAFTAGGIPKIPLVELID from the coding sequence ATGCCCGATGATTTCCATGATATCCGCTTTCCGCTCGATGTGGCGCTGGCGGCGAGCGGGGGGCCGGAATGGCGCACTGATGTCGTCGTCCTCGGTTCGGGCCATGAGCACCGCAATGCCCGCTGGGCCCATTCCCGCCGCCGCTACGACGCGGGCTATGGCGTGAAGTCGCTCGACTCGCTGGCGGCGGTACTGACCTTCTTCGAGGAGCGCCGTGGACGCCTTTTCGGCTTTCGCTGGCATGACAGGCTCGACGGCAAATCCTGCGTGCCCTCTGGGGTGCCCCAGCCGACCGACCAGGTGATCGGGGAGGGAGATGGCGAGCGCGTGGCCTTTCAGCTCGTCAAGACCTATGGCGCCGTCCACGACCCCTATGAGCGCCGCATCACGAAGCCCCTGGCCGGCTCGGTGCGCGTGGCGATCGACGGTGTCGAGCAGCCAGCGGAGACTTTCACCTGCGATGCCGCGACAGGTCTCGTGACCTTTGCCGCGCCGCCGGAAGCCGGGCAGGTCGTGACGGCGGGCTTCGCCTTCGACGTGCCGGTGCGCTTCGACATCGACCGGCTGGAGGTGGATCTCGCCGCCTTCACGGCCGGCGGTATTCCGAAGATCCCCCTGGTCGAACTAATCGACTAA